From Candidatus Binatus sp., the proteins below share one genomic window:
- a CDS encoding NAD(P)/FAD-dependent oxidoreductase: MAKLLDMAETINPDIVVIGGGVGGSALAAVLAREGFAITILEKSTEHVDHVRGEWIAPWGVKETERLGLYDTLIAAGGHHLKRHISFGDDIDTIQAAAQTLDLCAFEGAGLKPPLCMRHPHMCDVLNAEAIKSGVELIRGVADVEVTPGVAPEVRFRHEGREHRLRPRIVIGADGRNSIVRGQARIEQHRDPTHHLMAGMLVDDTNGWPEDLQIFGTEGSINYLAFPQSASRVRLYICYGLEDKRRFVGEDNQARFLEAFRLSTVPGSQYLASGTPAGPCFSYGNEDSWTDAPYADGVVLIGDAAGHNDPIIGQGLSITYRDVRIVRDLMLENREWRSSIFQPYAEERRERMRRLRLTASTLSILNAEFGKRALNRRIKVRELRGQSALPDIGATTFLGPEVMPAEMFSDDILGRLRSM, encoded by the coding sequence GTGGCTAAGCTGCTCGACATGGCAGAGACGATCAATCCGGATATCGTCGTGATCGGCGGAGGAGTCGGCGGCAGCGCATTGGCGGCGGTGCTGGCGCGCGAGGGCTTTGCGATCACGATTCTCGAGAAATCGACGGAGCACGTCGATCACGTGCGCGGCGAGTGGATCGCGCCGTGGGGCGTCAAGGAGACCGAGCGCCTCGGCTTGTACGACACGCTGATCGCGGCCGGTGGTCATCATCTGAAGCGGCACATTTCGTTCGGCGACGATATCGACACGATACAGGCGGCGGCGCAAACACTCGATCTATGCGCGTTCGAAGGAGCGGGACTGAAGCCGCCGCTCTGCATGCGGCATCCGCACATGTGCGACGTCCTGAACGCCGAGGCGATCAAGAGCGGCGTCGAATTGATCCGAGGAGTCGCGGACGTGGAAGTCACGCCGGGTGTCGCGCCGGAGGTGCGATTCCGCCACGAAGGACGCGAGCATAGATTGCGGCCGCGTATCGTGATCGGCGCGGATGGCCGCAATTCGATCGTGCGCGGGCAGGCGCGCATCGAGCAGCATCGCGATCCCACGCATCACCTGATGGCTGGGATGCTGGTCGATGACACCAACGGGTGGCCGGAGGACCTGCAAATTTTCGGCACCGAAGGCAGCATCAACTATCTCGCGTTTCCACAATCGGCGAGTCGGGTGCGGCTGTACATCTGTTACGGGCTGGAGGACAAGCGCCGCTTCGTCGGCGAAGACAACCAGGCGCGGTTTCTCGAGGCGTTTCGGCTCTCGACGGTGCCGGGCAGCCAGTACCTGGCGAGCGGTACGCCCGCGGGGCCATGCTTTTCGTACGGCAATGAGGATAGCTGGACGGACGCGCCATACGCCGACGGGGTCGTGCTGATCGGCGATGCGGCGGGCCACAACGATCCGATAATCGGGCAGGGGCTATCGATCACGTATCGCGATGTGCGGATCGTGCGCGATCTGATGCTCGAGAATCGCGAGTGGCGGTCGTCGATTTTTCAGCCGTATGCCGAGGAGCGCCGCGAACGGATGCGGCGGCTGCGGCTGACCGCGTCGACATTGTCGATCCTGAATGCAGAGTTCGGTAAGCGGGCGCTCAATCGGCGAATCAAGGTTCGCGAACTGCGCGGGCAGAGCGCTCTGCCGGATATCGGGGCGACGACGTTCCTGGGGCCGGAAGTGATGCCGGCGGAAATGTTTTCCGATGACATTCTAGGCCGTTTGCGCTCGATGTGA